The Lycium barbarum isolate Lr01 chromosome 4, ASM1917538v2, whole genome shotgun sequence nucleotide sequence CCGCCGCTAAAATATTACAACGGTTCTTTAAAACCTCCCGCAGTCGAATTGCGGCGTACGTTATTGCGAGGGTTTTAACAACAGCCGTgaaaataaattgcaaatttAACCACCGCAATTTGAGCCTTTTTTTGTAGTGATTTCAAAACGATAACTAATTTGATATAACTATTCTTAAAAATCACTCTACATAATTTGAGACGCAAATTTTGTATTCTAAAAGCAGTCAACCCTGTGTTCACAATTGAGTCAACAACTGCTCGTTTTTAGTTAATCTTTATGGAGTTACGTGGCCGCTGCTTAACTAATTCCCTTTTTCATTCTTTCTTGAATTAATAAGCCAAAAATAAAGAACCAAAATAACAGTTGTTTACTGTTTCTTTTTCTAATAATGGACTAATGCTCTTTGCAACTCGTTTATACGAGCAATAATCTTTTGGTATCCAGAAATGCCTCACTTGTGTATCATAAAAATTGCACTAACAGTGTAGACAAATTTAAATGTCACAAATACCATGACGTGTTTTAATTTGACACACGTCTATGGTCTTTCTGAGAACAAAACCACAGCAAATGATGAACGTAATTTTACTTAAACACATCACAAGAAATCCTCGCTTAGTACATAAAATACAAAGATCAGGGAAGACTAGTCCAATGGACTAGATCCTATTTTTATTTATGATTCTTAAATTCCAAAAACAGCCACAAATAATGGCACCATAGTATTATTTGGCTTATACTGTTTTAGTTATTGTCCCACCAGAATTGTGCTTGAAGGTGATCGATAACTTTCTTATCAACTTGGAATGCTTTGGCGAGGACATCGTCATTGATTGGTGGGTCTGAGCCAAATACTGCATTTGCAATAGTGATAACTCCTGGATTTTGACTACTCAGTCCAGCAAGTGCAATAGCCTTAGTCTTTCCCACGTTAAATTGAAAATGAATGAGACCTATCGGGAAAACGAACACGTCTCCAGCATGTAGAATCTTGGTAAAGAGTTTATTCTTCATATTTGGACCGGGGTTGGAAAGGACAAATCCAACATAGAGCGTGCCCTCTTGGACAACAAGAAACTCAGTTGCTCGGGGGTGTGTATGAGGTGGGTTGAGACCGTATGGTGCGTAATCAATACGAGCTAAAGAAATGCCCAGAGTGTTGAGTCCAGGTAAGTTGTTGACGTTTACAGCAGTTACAGCAGATCCAAGTTGATTTGAAGTATTTCCAGGCATATTTAGACCTGGTCTAAAGAAGTCATCAGCACTGACATCCTTTGGATCCTTGCAGAATTTTCCATTCACGAAAACTGTATAGAAATCACAATTAGAAAGTAAAAATAACAATAAACACAAGTAAAGAGGAAACAAAATAGGCATGAAATGCGAAAGCTGTGATTGAAATAAGTATCAAATGTTGTGGTTTACCAGCAGCCATGGAGTCATTAACAGCAACACAAAAATCTTGCAAAGGACTAGGATCAGATGCATGGCTTATTGGAGTCACCACGGCCAAAATGGCAATGGTCAAGGCAAAGTACTTGAGAGCCATCACAAATTGATTAAAACTCTGTATATATTGAAATAATCTAATTTGTTATTGTTCTCTGTTTATATGTGATCAATATGATAAGAGAGGTATGCCTATTTATAGAAAAAAGATTGTTTGAATTAGTCGTCAAACTTTCCCTGAGCAAAGTTTGAATTAGGCTTATGCATTACCAAGTCATAAATGGTAAATTATTAAACATTTGAGTTGTGAAGTTGGTCAACAACTATGAGGACTAATTAATGTTATAATTGTCTTAGAAGATACAAACAGTTTATAACAACTACAAATAATTAAATACTAAATTATATTTGTAGAGTACTTATTACTGGAAATGGTCATGATCATGGAcgattttccttcttttttctgTCTTTCTCCTTCCTCCTATCCCCCCGCTCTCCTTTCTCCTTCCACCATCTCTACTTCTCTAATTTGCTATCATCAATTCACTACCGCACGGTATTTCCACCACAGCCATTATCTCCACCATTTTTGAATCACCAAAAAGGTCGCCATCTGCCAAATGGAAACCACCGAACCCAATTCCCCCATTTTTGATTTAGCATGTATCAAAAATTTAACAAAAGTGAAAAACGACGAAACCAGCGAAATTTCATCCGCAAATACCTAATTTGAACTGGGGAAGTTACATGGGTCCAATTTCACCATATTTTCGCACTCCAACCAAATACAAACTTGAACAGAAACAAAGTTAAATACACTAAAATTCAACTTCATAGGAAGATCAACAACTCAATtgaagattttaaaaaaaaaaaaaaaaacttattttgatAGTTGGGATTTCATTAGTGATTCTTCTTAAAGATTGATATATCCTCTAGTACGTTGCTGAGTCATTTAAAGGGTAGCCATGTAATTGGTGCCGCACTAATCACATCCCTAACCTTTAAACTCATCTTTGAAGTTGGGGAAATTTCAAAGATGAGCAGGGGTGGTCGATGGAGTAACTGTTGTTTTTCTTTGGGTTTGTGTCTCCTGGAGAAGAAGAGCaacgtttttttctttttttctttttcccgctAACATGCTCTTTTTATTTGGTCTTTTCCCATGCCTTCCGCACTATCTTCACGCGTTTACATTTTTGGGTTAGCTATTTTTGAGGGGTTTAATTGGTGAAACTTCTAACAAAATAAAGTGTTCCATAGGAATAAGGTTTAGCTGAGTTATCTAAATGGAAAAAAGAGACAAGTTTAGGAGGATGCACATGTGTTCAACCAAATAATAACCAGAATGCATAGGGATCCCAACAAGATGTAGACTTTAGAAGAAATATATAAGCATGATAAAAAGATGTTTTCCTTATCAACACCCAAAGCTACAATTCCTTTTGCTATGTTCGGAAATTATCAATCAATAACCATATTTGTTAAGCGGTGTAATTGAGATCACTGGTAACAATACAACTTGAGCTTAAGCTCAACAATGGAGTCTAGATAAGTCAGTGAAGGagagaacattagagagagaatGGAGGAGAAATGAGTTGGTGAAGATGGGGAATGAAAAACTACTTCATTCATCTATGTTTGTttacatatatacacatcacacaCATTGACAACTCACGCACAGCTAAGATGAGCTCAAAATATCTAAACACTAACTACCTATCCTAACATAATAACTAACATGCTGACTCAACATTTGTACAAGATATTTTAACTATCCAATCTTCAatagcaccccccccccccccccaagttgGAAGGGAGGGAAGCACTGACAACTTGCTCATAACATAAGAATGGTTGAGTCCAGTAAGAGCTTTTGTAAGTACATCAGCAAGCTGTTGTCCAGTTCTAATATGATGCAAAGAAATCAATCCTTCTTGTAGTTGAGACCTAACAAAGAGGCAATCCACCTCTATACGTTTGGTCCTCTCACAGAACACAGGGTTCTTAGCAATGTGCAAGATTGATTGGCTATCATAGTACACAGAAATTGGTCTAGGAAATGGAATTGTAAGCTCAGTAAAAAGTCTACTCAGCCATACCAGTTCACCAGCAACCTTTCTCAAAGCCATGTATTCTGCTTCTGTTGAAGAAAGAGAGATGGTTTCTTGTTTCTTTGACTTCCAACTAATAGGGCTATCCTCAAGAAACACAATGTAACCTGAAATTGATCTCCTAATGTCAGGGAATGCAGCTCAGTCTGAGTCATAATAAGCTCTTATAGTGTAGTCAGGTCTGTTGGACAAAAATACTCTCAAAGTTGTGTCTGTTTTTAGGTTCCTCGACATAAGTATTGCTGCTTGGTAATGATGTTGTCTGGGGTCCTGCATAAATTGACTGAGTTGTTGTACTCCATAGGCTATATCTAATCTTGTATTAGTGAGCAAGTTCAATTTCCCAACTAACTTTCTATACATGGAAGGATCATCCAAAGTTTCCCCTTCTTTGGCTTTCAGTTTTATATTTGGATCCAAATGAGAGCTTAAACAGGTGTAATGATGGCAATCAAACTCCTTCAGCATATCCAAAAGGAACTTCCTTTGTGAGATTACAAGACCATCACTCTTGTACAGTATTTGTAGGCCCACGAAGTAGTGTAACTTTCCAAGATCCTTGATCTTAAAAGTGTCATCAAGGAACTGTTTGAGATCGTTGATCTTATTTAAATTAGTTCCTATCAATAAGACATCATCTACATATATAGCAAGGAACACTGTAGAATCACCTTTCTTTCTGTGAAATAGGGAATAATCATACATGGAGTGAGTATAGCCTCTAGAATTTAATGCTTCAGTTAGCTTCTCACACCACTATCTGCTGGCTTGCTTCAGGCCGTATAAGGACTTGTTGAGTTTACACACCACCCCTGATATGCCTGTGTCTAGTCCTGTTGGCACACACATATAAACTTTTTCATGCAAGTCCCCATGGAGGAATGCATTATTGACATCCAATTGGTAGATATCCCACTGTCTCTTCATAGCAAGATTAATAAAAGACCTGATTGTTGTCATTTTTACAACAAGAGAAAATGTCTCTGTGTAGTCCACCCCTTGATGCTGAGTATAGACCTTCACTACAAGTCTGGCCTTGTATCTTTCCACTGATCCATCTGCCTTATGTTTGATTTTGTACACCCATTTACAACCTATGGGTTGCTTTCCTGCAGGCAAAGACACTAAATCCCATGTATTCTTAGAGTGAAGGGCCACAAATTCCTGAGTCATAGCTAGTTGCCATGCAGGACATGTTGCTGCCTTCTCATAAGAAGTTGGTTCACCATTATGACAGATGTTTAAAGCAAAGAGCTGACTCTCATGACTTAGATCATCAGAGGAAATTTGATTAGATAAAGAGAAAGAAACATGTGGAGAGGATCGATACTGAGTAGGTGTGCTAGATGTTGTATTTGACTTTAGGTTAGGAACTGCATAGAGATAATCTTGAAGGTAGGATGGGAGCTTGGGCACTCTATGGGACTGTCTAGTTGGTTCAAGCTGATGAGGAGAATGAACTTGAGGTGATGCAGGTGTAATGGTTGGAGGAGAATGAACTTGATGTGATGTAGATGTATTGGTTATGGTTGGTTCAGTTGAATTAATGGAATTAGTAGGTAAAATGGATGATGAAAGAGGTATGGTGTTTTGTGGAGAGGATGATAGAGAGGGATTTGTGACAGTATCACTCCTGTGATCATGCAATGTatgagtattattattattattattatcatcatgaAGAGAGATAAAATCAGGAATGACAGAGTTCCGAGACTTATTATCTGGGAAAGAGAAAGGAAATGTGCTTTCACAAAATATGACATCCCTATGTATCTTCCTTGTATTCAGATTTAAGACTTTGTACCCTTTTGTGGCATAGGGATATCCAATGAAGACATGAGGTGTAGTCCTAGGTGCAAATTTATCTTTATGTGGTTTGGGTAATGTAGGATAGCACAAACAACCAAATCTTTTCATGTGTGAATAGGTAGGTTTTGATTTATGAAGTAATTCAAAAGGGGAAAGGTTTTTTAACAGAGTGGTTGGTAGTCTATTAATTATGTAAGTGGCAGTGAGTACATATTCTCCCCAATATTTCAAAGGGAGTTTGGACTGGAATAACAGTGTTGTGGCTATTTCAAGGAGatatttgttttttctttccACTACACCATTTTGTTATGGTGCATATGGGCaggtttgtttggtgtataatgcCCTTGCCATGAAAGAAATCTGTGGCATCTTTACTAGGTCCAAGCCATTATCTGTTCTGAGGAGTTTGATAGTGGTTTTGAATTGGTTTTCAATCATACGGATGAATGTTTTGAGTACATATCGTGCATTGCTTTTGCAGCTAAGGAGATAAATCCAAGTTGACCTACTATGATCATCTACTATGGTCAGAAAATATTTATATCCATGACGTGTGGCCACATGATATGGACCCCATAGGTCAACATGGACAAGATAAAAAATCTCCTTTGTCATAGTAGTCTTATCTGGAAAGGGCAATCTACTTTGTCTTGCCATAGGACAAATTGTACACAGGAAAGGTTGTTTGGAAGAAAATTGGACTAGTATTGAGTGTatcccttttattttattaaaaggtACATGTCCAAGTTTGATGTGCCATAACAAGTCCACATTATCCTTAGGAAACACATGAGAATGAATACTGTCTTTATTAGTATGAAGAGAAGTATGTACAATGTGGGAGTTGTAGGAACGGGAATGACTCAGTACATCATTTGAAATAGAAGGATGACACAGACAGTGTGACCTATTTACAAAACTAGAATTAGAGAAATGACATGAATTTGCTCCCCTCTCAACTATGCAGTCGTTCTTCTTCAAACAGTCTGAGCGGAGGAAGTATAAGCCATCATGTATCCTACAAATCTCCAGAGACCTATTCAGTGGAGGGGCCTGTAGAAGACAAGAGATATTAGAAAATGATACAATGCACTTGAGATGCATGGTCAGAGAAGTGATGGAAATTAAATTGAACTTGAAAGATGGGACAAATAATACTTTGTACAAGGTGATCTTAGGTGTTAATGTCACATTTCCAACTTTTGTCACCTTTACCATATAGCCATTGGGCAATTTTACTAATTGAGGATATGGCAAGGTTGTGATACTCGTGAGTTGGGTTTTACTAAAGGTCATATGATGTGAGGTTGTGATACCTTGACTCAAGTCATTTATTTCCTTCTGAATTTGGTACAACTTAGCTCCGTTAGTTTGATCATACCTATCTTCGAATTCACTCCAGAGTTCTACAGAATTAACAACATATTCTAGACCATATCGTCACATCTCTCCCATTGTCGAAGCTTTGGAGATTGTCAATGTGGTCTTTTGCACTCTCCAGTGATAAAATTATTTTTCACCGATAAGGATCTTAATACACTACGCTTCCATGAACGATAACCTATCTTATCAAAAGGTGTGAGAACTAACACAGAACTGGAATTATCAGAAGGATGGATGTAAAGAGGGTTACTTACATCAACCGTACTGCTTTCTCCTGCTGTGTTCACAACATGTTCAGTATTTTTTTCAATCGGAACTTCAATTGCCATGATTGAATTGTTAACTGATGAGATTTATGATTTGAATGAGAGAAAAATGCTTCGATTGTTATCGAATGCGATTTGTGATGCTTAGAATGCAAAATTGAATCTACACTTCAAATTCTCAGAGAAAAAAAAACCCCCAATAATGACTCTAACAGAGGTAATTTTCAATCGATGAACAAACCCTAATTGATCGAAGAACAAAACCTAATTGCGATTGAATTTCGCAAGAGATTCTCGAAATTTCTTAGTCAAATCGAACctctagggctctgataccatgtttaGCAGTGTAATTGAGATCACTGGTAACAATACAACTTGAGCTTAAGCTCAACAATGGAGTCTAGATGAGTCAGTGAAGGAGAGAACATTCGAGAAAGAATGGAGGAGAAATGAGTCGGTGAAGATGGGGAATGAAAAACTACTTCATTCATCTGTGTTTGTttacatatatacacatcacacaCATTGACAGCTCACACACAGCTAAGATGAGCTCAAAAtttcttgtcctccactgatgccactcccaccttatctcggatatcttcattcctaatcctatctcgccttgtgtgcccacacatccatcgcaacattcttatttccgcaactttcatcttctagACGTGCGAGTTCTTGACTGCCTAGCACTTCGCCCCGTGCAACAAAGTCGGTCTcactaccactttgtagaacttgcctttaagctttggtggcacctttttatcacacagcactcctgaagcGAGCATCCATTCcgtccaccctgcaccaatacgatgcgtgacatcatcgtcaatatcctcATCTCCTTGTACAATAGACCTAAGATACTTAAAGCTTCCTTTCTTTTTGATGGCTTGGGTACCCaacctcacttccacgccagcctcaTATGTCTCGTCACtaaacttgcactccatgtaTTCTGCCATGATAAAGCAGTATGAGAAAACAGAAACAGTAGCTACCATAGATAAATACGATAATCGTGGTACACGGACTAACATATGGTTGCACaaatcaaaggacaagaaaatGAAGATCAACACTGCGACTACTAGTAAAACGggatactagccttctaccctaatctgagtcctccatagcctcctatctaaggtcatgtcctcggtaagctaggactgtgccatgtcctgtctaagcacctctccccaatacttcttcggcctatctctacctcttctgaaaccgtccatagcaaACCTTTcatacctccgcactggggcatctgtgtctctcctcctcacacgcccaaaccatctcagccgcgCTTCccacatcttgtcctccactgatgccactcccaccttatctcggatatcttcattcctaagcCTATCTCGcatggtgtgcccacacatccatcgcaacattctcatttctgcaactttcatcttctggacGTGCGAGTTCTTGACTGCCCAGCACTCCGCCCCGTGCAACAAAGTCGGTCTcactaccactttgtagaacttgcctttaagcttTGGTGGAACCTttttatcacacagcactcctgaagcGAGCATCCATTTcgtccaccctgcaccaatacgatgcgtgacatcatcgtcaatatccccatctccttgtacaatagacccaagatacttaaagcttttttttttttgatggccTGGGTACCCaacctcacttccacgccagcctcaTGTGTCTCGTCACtaaacttgcactccatgtattctgtcttggtcctacttaaATTGAAcactttagactccagagtttgtctccaaacctcttgATTGCCCAgcactctgccccgtacaacaaagtcggtctcacTACCACTTtctagaacttgcctttaatCTTTGGTGGCACCTTCTCATCACACAACACTCttgaagcgagcctccatttcgtCCACCctcaccaatacgatgtgtgacatcatcgtcaatatccccatctccttgtacaatagacccaagatacttaacgcttcctttcttttggatggcctgggtacccagcctcacttccacgccagcctcaTGTGTCTCGTCACtaaacttgcactccatgtactctgtcttggtcctactcaacttgaaccctttagactccagagtttgtctccaaacctctcGACTGCCCAGCACTCCGCCCTGTACAACAAAGTCGGTGTcactaccactttgtagaacttgcctttaagcttTGGtgacaccttcttatcacacagcactcctgaagTGAGCCTCCATTTcgtccaccctgcaccaatacgatgcgtgacatcatcgtcaatatccccatctCCTTGGCAAAAGAAGCTCCAAAAAATTAATTACTATTGATTTCCTTACTTCTATGAGAATTACATCGTACTTTTCTTTCAATCTTTATCTTcatgtttgtttttgttttttttctatAAGATGTAATATTGAATAGCTTTTCTTCTGCGTAAGGGTTTATTTACAAATCAGTTTTTGCACTTAAAGTACTGCTTCTTAAACACGTAACCATCTGAATTGAAGTGACAAATATTGTACTGCTTTACATGAACGGCAAAATTATTTGTCCATAATTTAACGTAAAGGCAGGCTATTAATGGAGTACATTCCTTCATTCTCTAGTATGAAGTTAAATCAGAAATCTTCTAAAATAAGAAAATTGAAATGCGTGTCTCCTATTTTTCGCTTGTATGTAATAATGGAAACCAAGCTCGGAGTACATGCAAAATGTGAAAGAAAGAAacgaaacaaaaaaaaagattgagaaaaagaaataaaaatacatAGTCTGTATGTTGTGACCGAAAATTAACCTTTATTTTCTTAGGCAGCCTAAATCTTCTTCTTTACCTTTGACACTGCCTATGGTGTTTCACTGTTTCACCATTAGTCTTCGAATTCACTCCAGAGGTTGTGATACCTTGACTCAAGTCATTTATTTCCTTCTGAATTTGGTACAACTTAGCTCCGTTAGTTTGATCATACCTATCTTCGAATTCACTCCAGAGTTCTACAGAATCAACAGCATATTCTAGACCATATCGTCACATCTCTCCCATTTTCGAAGATTTGGAGATTGTCAATGTGGTCTTTTGCACTCTCTAGTGATAAACTTATTGTTCACCGATAAGGATCTTAATACACTACGCTTCCATGAACGATAACCTATCTTATCAAAAGGTGTGGAAACTAACACAGAACTGGAATTATCAGAAGGATGGATGTAAAGAGGGTTACTTACATCAACCGTACTGCTTTCTCCTGCTGTGTTCACAACATGTTCAGTATTTTTTTCAATCGGAACTTCAATTGCCATGATTGAATTGCTAACTGATGAGATTTATGATTTGAATGAGAGAAAAAAGCTTCGATTGTTATCGAATGCGATTTGTGATGCTTAGAATGCAAAATTGAATCTACACTTCAAATtctcagagaaaaaaaaaacccccCA carries:
- the LOC132635616 gene encoding putative germin-like protein 2-1, producing the protein MALKYFALTIAILAVVTPISHASDPSPLQDFCVAVNDSMAAVFVNGKFCKDPKDVSADDFFRPGLNMPGNTSNQLGSAVTAVNVNNLPGLNTLGISLARIDYAPYGLNPPHTHPRATEFLVVQEGTLYVGFVLSNPGPNMKNKLFTKILHAGDVFVFPIGLIHFQFNVGKTKAIALAGLSSQNPGVITIANAVFGSDPPINDDVLAKAFQVDKKVIDHLQAQFWWDNN